The genomic region CATTTCTCTCAACTTCTCTCAATACTCCGGTAGCTGAGGCTTCAAAAATATCAAGATGCCGTTTGCGCACCACCAGTATTTCCAGAAGTTTGGAATAACGGTGGTAGGCAGCAAGCATCACCATGGAAATGCCTTCCGGGGTTACCGAATGAATCAAGGTTGGATTCTCATCCAGCATTTCTTTTACAGCCAGCATATTGTTGGCTTTGATGGCTTCGGCAAAGGAGGTGAACTTTTGCATATTCGTTGTGATTTATGTTCGTCTTGCAACTTTTTCCGCAATAAAATTAATGATTTTCTTCAGGATTTTACTGAACCGGTTAATTTGAGGAACCATTCCGTTTCCGATTGTTTCAAGCTGGCTGATGAAAACAGCCGGATCTATTTCCTGCTGGGCAGGATAGATCACAGCTACATCATACGGCTGTGCATCTTTGAAAAACTTTTTGTACAGGTTTTCCAGGGCTGAATGGTATGAAATACTTCCCGGACGGGCATTGAGCAGAATGAGCAGGTCATTCGGCATCAGCATATTATGTATCTGCTCGTAGTCTGGATATCCCGAAATTGGAAAAGTGTGGTATTCGATTGCCGGTCTGGCTTCTTTTAAAAAGCTTTCGGTCTTCAAAATTGCGTTGGTGGCTCCGGAAAAAATCATTGGCCTGTGAATGTTCAGGGCCAAATGGTATAGAGTGCCAAGCGCTTCCTCAAACCCGCTTTCAAATTCAGCAAAAGGAGGAAAAACAATGATCATTCTCCCTTTCAGAGAAAGGTACCGGATAAGACGGGTAATAACAACCATTCGTTCTGTTCCTGAAAGAACATTGTCCCGCAGTTTTCCAAACAAAAAATCAGTACCGGTACTGCCGCTCCATCCCATGATGATTTTCGATATCATTAATTCATTTACGCTACGCAGAATGGCCTGGGAAATGTTGACATCCACCAGCGTGACGGGATGTACCATTTCCCGTTCTAAGCCTAAGTTCACAACTGTATGGTATACCGTCTGAAAATTCCGCTGGATGCGACCTGACGAAATATCTTCGTCGGTTCCGACAGCCAGAAAAAAAACCGGATCGTTACTGGCAGGATCTTTCATTAAACAGGCAAGTTCTGTGAGCGAAGGGATTGTTTCGGGGTTTGATACAGGAACCAGGATTCTTTCAGGTATTGATCGTACCGGAGTTTCTGCTATAGGTTCCGTCAGAGCCAATTTCTTTCCGTACTTTTCTGTAACAAATGAACTGACCAGACAACTTCCAAGTATGAAAATGAGGGTGCCGTTAAGAACTTCTTCGTTGATCAATTCCAGGCGGTAGCCAACCAGAAGAACGGCCAGAATGGCGGCGGCATGAGATGAACTCAGGCCAAACATCAGGTTTCGCTGAAGGCTTGTCATCCTGAACACTATCTGACAAGCCCAGGCAGCCAGAAATTTCGTTAAAATCCCAATCGAAAGCAGAATCAATCCCATCTGAAAGGAAGCGAATGATCCGAAAATTTTTACAGGATCAATGATCATACCTATGCTCAGAAGAAAAAACGGTATGAACAAGGCATGTCCAAAGAATGCCAGCCTGTTCATTAACTGCGATGAAGCAGGTATGATCCTGTTCAGAGCCAGCCCGCTCAGAAAGGCCCCGATTATAGGCTCTATGCCAAAAAGCTGGCTTGCAAATGACGATAAAAAGGCAATGGTTAAAACAAACACGAACTGGTTCTGACTGTCTCCTTTATTTGCTTTGAAAAACCAGCGGCCTAAACGGGGAATGCCCCAGAGTGTAAGAACGATAAGAAGAACCAGGGCAATACTGACTCCGTAAATTCCCAGACCGCTCTTTTGGCCCACCAGATTCGACAGATAGGACAGAACCATCAGAACGGCAGTATCAGTTATGATAGTTGCGCCAATGGTGATGGTTACTGCTGTGTTCTTATTTATTCCGAGCCTTCGGACAATAGGATATGACAGCAGGGTATGTGTAGAAAAACTGGAAGCAATCAGAAGTGAACTCAGAAGGTTATAATCAAGAATATGGTGAAATATGTAAAAACCAGTAGCAAAAGGAATGGCAAAAGTGAACAAACCAAACGTGGCGGTCTGAAGAAGGTGTTTTTTAAATCCAGTGAAGTCCAGTTCCAGGCCCATCAGAAACAAGAGGTATATAAGCCCGACCGACCCAAAAACTTTGAAATTAACATCATTGGCGAGAAGATTCAGACCGTGAGGACCAACCAACATGCCGGCCAGTATCAGTCCAATGATACCGGGTATCTTGATTTTTCTGAATAGTAAAGGTGTGACCAGAACTATCAGCAGGGTGAGCAGAAAGATCTGCACCGGGTCTGACAAAGGGAAAGTAATATGAAACCACCCATGCATATGCCCGTTTTTCATTCCTCAAATTTGTAAAAATATTGGGTATGAACCAACACATACAGGATGCAAAAAAAAAATTGCATATTTGCCCAATTTCTTGATTACATGGAGACTGATTACGCCATTTGGTATTTCATTTCTTTTACGGTAGTCATTTTGGCCCTGCTCCTCCTGGATCTTACTGTAATTGGCAGAAAGAGCCATGTGATTTCCTTCAGGGAATCGCTTCGCTGGACAGCTGTTTGGGTATCACTGGCCCTGGCTTTTTACTTCTTTCTGCTGTTTCATGCCGAGAAACTTCATGGCATCCAGTCCATGGAACACCTCCTTGCCGTTGCTCGTCAGTATGCCCCTTCTTTAAAACTGCCTGAAAACGATTTCGCGGCAGCACTGACAGCCTACAGAAAAAATCTTGCCCTGGAATACATAACCGGTTATCTGATCGAATATTCCCTGTCGATCGACAACATTTTTGTCATCATGATGATTCTGTCTTCCTTTTCTGTAAGGGAAAAGTACTATAAAAAGGTTCTTTTCTGGGGAATTCTCGGGGCGATTTTCTTACGGGCTGTTTTTATTTTCGTCGGTTCGGCTCTGATTCAGCATTTTGAATGGATTCTTTATCTTTTCGGCGCCTTTCTGGTCTATTCAGGAATCAAAGTTTTTTTGGAACGCAACAGGGAGGAGAAGACTGAACCCCAGAATCACTGGCTTGTTCGATGGTTCTCCTCTCACTTCCGGGTGATTAAACGGTATGTTCAGGGGAATTTCTTCGTCCGGAAAGAAACCAAACTTTATATCACCCCGTTGTTCGTCGTTTTGATTCTGATTGAATTCACCGACCTGATCTTTGCCTTTGATTCCATTCCGGCTGTTTTTGCTGTTACCCGTGATCCGTTTATCGTCTTTTTTTCCAATATCTTTGCCATTATCGGACTTCGCTCCCTGTTTTTCCTGCTTTCGCGCATTGTCAGTATGTTCCACTATCTGAAGGTCGGGATTGCTGTTCTCCTTTGCTTTGTGGGATTTAAGCTGTTGTTCCACACCTGGCTGGAACATATCGGTTTCCGTACGGAATATTCCCTGCTGTTCATTGTTACTGTCCTCCTGCTGAGTGTCCTGTTTTCTGTCCTTTTCCCTGAGTCAGAAAAAGCGAAACATTAATTCACAACCGTCTCCTGGGATTTGAAAAACACAATCCATTTTATCGACAGGGGTTACTGCGCATGGAATACGTGACAATTTTTCCCTATCTTGCATCCGTATTTTGGATCAACCAACGTAAAAAGATGCACTGATATGAAAAAAGTTCTTTTCTTCCTGGTCTTAATCTTTCCTGTTGTTGCTTGTCACCAGCCGGGCGAAACCAGGAGTCCGGAAGCCTCTTACCAGGCCTTGCAGAATCATCTTGCTACCGGGTGGAATACCTGGGATACATACAGTTGCCTTACCCATGTTCTGTTGCCGCAGGGATTGGGCATCCAGGTACAATTTGCAACTTCCGATGGCAAATATCGGCTCAGGGAAGGATACATCAGCAGAGACTATGACGATATAGGAGTGGCCGGAATCATTCCCGGTGCCCATGCTTATGATGGTTCTTATACGGATCTGAGTTTAAACTGGAAGGGGATGCATCTGAGAGTTCAGAGTGCATGGTCGCCCAGGGGCAATATCATCTTCATCAAACCTTTGGATCCCTCTTCAGGAAATGTAATTGTAAATGCAGGAATGTGGTGGCAGCGAAGCGGAAAACTGAAGCCGACTTCGTCCGGCTTTATAGCCGAAATGCCGAATGATACCATCCCGGTTTATATTTTTCCGCTTGACGGCAAAATGCTGGGAAGCATGGCAGATAGTATGTACAGAAAGGAATATTCCCTTGGCAATGGTTTACTTGTTGTAGCTGGTGATTCCCTTTCCCCTGAACTGGCCATTCAGTTGGTCAGGCAACGGGCCGATTCGCTGGAAAAGGCAAAAATGAAATACGCCAGGCACCGCGAGGTCTATGATGCCATGCAGACTGTACTTGCCTGGAATGTTATTTACGAGCCTGTGCACAACAGGGTAATAGCCCCGGTGAGCCGCATATGGAACAAGTGGTGGGGTGGTTATGTTCTTTTTTGCTGGGACAGTTATTTTGCCTCCTATATGCTGGCCGCCGAAAACAAGGAACTTGCCTATGCTATGGCAGCTGAAATCACTAATGAAATAACTCCGGAAGGGTTTGTTCCCAATTTCGGGGCAGCCCGTAACTATTCAAGCAGGGACCGTTCCCAACCCCCTGTTGGTTCAATGATGGTTCGGGAAATTTACAGAAAATACAGGGAAAAATGGTTTCCAGCCCTGCTCTACGACAAACTGCTGATGTGGAACCGCTGGTGGCCCGAAAACCGTCAGTACAACGGACTGCTTTGCTGGGGTTCCAATCCCTATACTCCCGGAGAATCTGAAAAACCTGTAGGAGTGAACAGCCTGCTGGGAGCTGCTCTTGAATCCGGACTTGACAATTCTCCTATGTACGATAATATGCCCTTTGATACCGTGCGGCATATCATGCTCCTGGCTGATGTCGGCCTCACCTCACTGTACATTGCCGACTGTGAAGCACTGGCTGATCTGGCACTTCAGCTGGGCCGCAAAAAGGACGCACAGGAACTTACGGAACGTGCCGCCTTTTTCCGCAGAAATATGGAAAAGCTTTGGGATGAGCAGACGGGACTTTACCTGAATATGCGCCTTGACAGCGGCTCCTTTACACGACGACTTTCTCCCACACATTTTTATCCTCTTATTGCACGCATTCCGGATCAGAAAAGGGCAGAAAGAATGATCAGGGAGCATTTTTATAACCCCGATGAATTCTGGGGAACCTATATTCTTCCTTCGATTGCCAGGAACGATCCTGCTTTTTATGACAACAACTACTGGCGGGGACGCATCTGGGCACCAATGAATTTTCTGGTATATCTCGGACTGAGGAACTATGATCTGTCTGTCGTAAGGCATGATCTGAGCCAAAAATCCGCAGACCTTTTGCTGAAAGGATGGAGAGAAAAACGACAGGTCTATGAAAACTACAATTCGGTTACCGGACAGGGAAACGATGTAACAAGCAGTGACTGGTTCTACCATTGGGGCGGACTGTTGGGAGTGATTTCGCTTATTGAGGATGGTTTTTTACCGGCTCCCGAAAAACCCCTGTAATTTCCATTCTATGGTGCCGTATCTGAGGTATTCACTGAAAGCTCTGAGCACCATTTACCGGAGCAGGCAATACCTGTCGTTCCGCCATCCTCTTCCTGCCGAAGCATGTCAGAATGCAGCACAGAATTATCTGCAGGGCAACCGCAGAAAACAATACCTGTATTCTCTTTTTCTCTATGGAAGCGCCTGGGCTGTTCTCCGGAACAAACCCCTTACCGGAACCGAAAAGGAACGTTTGGCTCTGCTGAGCATTGTTGCTCCTCTCTTTGATGACTTATACGATGCCTATTATCTGTATCCTGACCTGATTGAATCATTGGTGCTGGACCCCGGTGGAAACGAAACGGAATCTGACAACACTTTGCTGCAATGTTTCAGGGATGTTCTCCTCTGCTTATACAAATCTCTGCAATCGTTGCAGGCTTCTTTCAGACATCTTGTTCTTCAGCTTATGCGGGCGCAGGAGAAAAGCAGAAATCTTCTCTGGCCTGCATCAGCTTCCGATATCGAATCCCTTACGAGAGAAAAAGGAGGGCTGGCCGCTGTTCTTATCCGCACCATGCTTGACAATCCGGTGACCCGGGAAGAATACCAGGTCGCCCTGTCACTCGGGTTTCTTGCCCAGCTGATGGATGATCTGTTTGACCTTACGTACGACCGCGTCGATGGAAGGGCAACCGGTGCCTGCCTGTTTCAGAATGCAGAGGAAGCCGGGAGGTTTTTCCTCGAAACGGAAAAACACTGGTTCACCCAATGCACCGAAATGCCTTTTCCTGGCGAAAGGATTCAGCAATTTGCGCGTTATACGCATCTGCTGCTTTCCCCTGTTTTTGTATGCCTTGATCATTATGAGCAATACACCAACCGGACGGGGATCAATCTTTTCAACAGGGAATTGCAAAGCCCTGTTCTGGTATGCGACATGGAAAAATGGTCCAGCCGTTTTCACCTTCTGCTTCTGGCATATCGGAACAGCAGGTTGGTCTTTTCATCCGGAAATGTTGCATAAGAATTTTTCTCATGCCATGATCAGGTTAAAATAATATTAATCTTTTTTGTTTTATTTGTAACAGGAATAGGATGTGAATACGTATAAAACAGGAAAGCATTTGAATATTAACTTTTCTTTCCTGTTGAATGATAAAGACGATGATCCGGAAATATTTTCTGTTATTTTTCTCTCTGTTTTTCCTGGCAGGAAGCCTGGCGGGCCAGACGGTTAACCACTGGGAAACGGCAGTTTTTGCAGGCGATACTTTTACTTACAGGGTGAATACTTCCATGCCGCCTTCAGAATGGTTTCAGCCCGGGTTTGATGATTCCGGCTGGGCAAAGGGCAGAGGAGGTTTCGGGTACGGAGACAATGACGATACTACCCTGGTTGATGCCTGTATTTCTGTCTCAGTAAGAAAATTTTTTCAGGTACCTTCCAAAAATGCAATCCTTTCAGCCCTTTTGCATGTCGATTATGACGATGGTTTTATTGCCTGGCTGAACGGAGTTGAAATTGCCCGCTCATCAAATCTTTCCGATAGCATACAGTGGGATACTCCGGCTTCCCCTGATCATGAAGCCCAGATGTATCAGGGTGGAACTCCCGAACCTTTTTACATTTCAGCCGACCGGTTGAGCACTATCCTGGTTCAGGGAGAAAATACCCTGGCCATCGAAGTGCATAATGCAGGCTTAACTTCTTCCGATTTAAGCCTCATTCCTTTTCTTTCTTTCGGAATTGCCAATACTTCCGTTTTTTTCCGTACTCCTCCATCCTGGTTTTCACCTCCTCCTGATCAAAACTTTTCCAGCAATCTGCCCATAATCATTATTAACACCAATGGCCAGACAATTGCTAAAGACAGAGAGATTGTTGCCGCCATGAAGATTGTTGACAATCCGTCAGGTCGTAATTCCTTGCTGGATACACAGTATTCATACAACGGACCTATCCATATTGAATACCACGGGCAATCATCCTATTATTTTGACTGGCCAAAGAAAAGCTATAACATTGAACTGATTGATGCTTCAGAAAAAGAAATTGACGCACCCTTGCTGGGAATGCCTCCGGGAAATGATTGGGACTTGTATGGTCCATACAATGACAAGACCTTGATGCGCAACGCCTTATGTTATGATCTTGCCCGCCGGTTCGGGCGGTATGCTCCCCGTACTGCTTTCTGTGAGGTAGTGCTGAACGGCGAATACATTGGTTTGTTTGTGCTCATCGAGAAAATCCGCCGCGATAAGAATCGTGTCAATATTGCCAAACTTGATTCAACGGATATTCAGGGAGATGACCTCACCGGCGGATATATTGTTAAAATTGACAAAGGGGAAGGCTACGAATATGCCTGGACTTCTCCTTACCTTGCTCCAACTGGTAAGCAGGTCAGTTTTTTGTGGCACTATCCGAAATATTATAAGATTTTACAGGTACAAAAAGACTATATCCGGAATTATATAACCTCTTTTGAAACGGCTCTTAAATCGCCTGACTGGAATAATGCAGTAACTGGCTATTACCGGTATATTGATCTGCAGTCGTTTGTAGATTATTTCCTTTTCAGCGAGCTGACCAAAAATGTGGATGCATACCGCATCAGTGCCTATGTTCACAAAGACAAGGACAGCAAGGGAGGAAAGCTGGTAATGGGGCCGACCTGGGATAATGATCTTACTTTTGGAAAC from Bacteroidales bacterium harbors:
- a CDS encoding TerC/Alx family metal homeostasis membrane protein, whose protein sequence is METDYAIWYFISFTVVILALLLLDLTVIGRKSHVISFRESLRWTAVWVSLALAFYFFLLFHAEKLHGIQSMEHLLAVARQYAPSLKLPENDFAAALTAYRKNLALEYITGYLIEYSLSIDNIFVIMMILSSFSVREKYYKKVLFWGILGAIFLRAVFIFVGSALIQHFEWILYLFGAFLVYSGIKVFLERNREEKTEPQNHWLVRWFSSHFRVIKRYVQGNFFVRKETKLYITPLFVVLILIEFTDLIFAFDSIPAVFAVTRDPFIVFFSNIFAIIGLRSLFFLLSRIVSMFHYLKVGIAVLLCFVGFKLLFHTWLEHIGFRTEYSLLFIVTVLLLSVLFSVLFPESEKAKH
- a CDS encoding cation:proton antiporter, giving the protein MHGWFHITFPLSDPVQIFLLTLLIVLVTPLLFRKIKIPGIIGLILAGMLVGPHGLNLLANDVNFKVFGSVGLIYLLFLMGLELDFTGFKKHLLQTATFGLFTFAIPFATGFYIFHHILDYNLLSSLLIASSFSTHTLLSYPIVRRLGINKNTAVTITIGATIITDTAVLMVLSYLSNLVGQKSGLGIYGVSIALVLLIVLTLWGIPRLGRWFFKANKGDSQNQFVFVLTIAFLSSFASQLFGIEPIIGAFLSGLALNRIIPASSQLMNRLAFFGHALFIPFFLLSIGMIIDPVKIFGSFASFQMGLILLSIGILTKFLAAWACQIVFRMTSLQRNLMFGLSSSHAAAILAVLLVGYRLELINEEVLNGTLIFILGSCLVSSFVTEKYGKKLALTEPIAETPVRSIPERILVPVSNPETIPSLTELACLMKDPASNDPVFFLAVGTDEDISSGRIQRNFQTVYHTVVNLGLEREMVHPVTLVDVNISQAILRSVNELMISKIIMGWSGSTGTDFLFGKLRDNVLSGTERMVVITRLIRYLSLKGRMIIVFPPFAEFESGFEEALGTLYHLALNIHRPMIFSGATNAILKTESFLKEARPAIEYHTFPISGYPDYEQIHNMLMPNDLLILLNARPGSISYHSALENLYKKFFKDAQPYDVAVIYPAQQEIDPAVFISQLETIGNGMVPQINRFSKILKKIINFIAEKVARRT
- a CDS encoding T9SS type A sorting domain-containing protein produces the protein MIRKYFLLFFSLFFLAGSLAGQTVNHWETAVFAGDTFTYRVNTSMPPSEWFQPGFDDSGWAKGRGGFGYGDNDDTTLVDACISVSVRKFFQVPSKNAILSALLHVDYDDGFIAWLNGVEIARSSNLSDSIQWDTPASPDHEAQMYQGGTPEPFYISADRLSTILVQGENTLAIEVHNAGLTSSDLSLIPFLSFGIANTSVFFRTPPSWFSPPPDQNFSSNLPIIIINTNGQTIAKDREIVAAMKIVDNPSGRNSLLDTQYSYNGPIHIEYHGQSSYYFDWPKKSYNIELIDASEKEIDAPLLGMPPGNDWDLYGPYNDKTLMRNALCYDLARRFGRYAPRTAFCEVVLNGEYIGLFVLIEKIRRDKNRVNIAKLDSTDIQGDDLTGGYIVKIDKGEGYEYAWTSPYLAPTGKQVSFLWHYPKYYKILQVQKDYIRNYITSFETALKSPDWNNAVTGYYRYIDLQSFVDYFLFSELTKNVDAYRISAYVHKDKDSKGGKLVMGPTWDNDLTFGNANYYHGWETYGWVINSIDPGDYFPVPFWWSRFLLDSKFTSAARCRWEELRKRFLHTDSIYVVIDRFSELTSEARIRNFEKYPVFGQWVWPNYYVGNTYSGEIVYMKEFIADRARWMDNNLPGTCGTSSDDTSVITIPEIDVYPNPFTDEFSVVLRPEKRVFATVQVVDITGRQMLSVVNTTADQGLALLRFNGATLPPGMYFIRVFLDNEVLYCD